aattaaaattgaattaaataataatttaacacatGCACGCAAAATAATGAAACATATGTAGTGTGAAAGTCAAAAGACATATTGATCAAGAGTATTTCAGTTCGAGGAACACTCTTATTTTATGTATCTATTCATGAAACACTCCATAATATTATCTTTCATATCCTTCTCCACTAAATGTTGTAGAATCATGACCCAATCAATATGTTTTTTCTAAGTGTATAATATTAGGTCAGGGTTCATGGTTACAATAAGACTaggagataaaaaaaatgagaaaaaataaacaattcaataatgtaaatatatatatatatagatatatataaatgataaaaaaaaaaaaaagattgatgAAAACAAGAGACGAAGGATataagttttatatatatatatatatatatatatatatatatcgcaAACTCATCCAATCCTCTTATCTTTTGTCAACACATGAGAGTTACTGGAAAGTTTCAAAACACCAAAAGGGCCTATTTCTATCAAAATTTAGGTAGGACAATAGTATATAAGCTAAAATTTGGTAGTTTATTTGAGATTTTAAAGAATACGAATGAGAGCTAATCGTGTGCTTTTTGCACACTCATTTCGATTTTTATTAGGCTCAAAATGGCACACTATGGATAAAAATGATGTAATAGATAGGCTCGAAAGGCTTTAATGGTCTAAAGATCATTTATATCATCCCTAAGTCACTATCTCCAGGTATTCTCGCTTCGAAAGATAATTAGACAAGTTGTAAATTGtttcatcattttatttttttaaaatataagctTACTTCTCACTAattcacagtcaattcacagaAGTATGATTTAAAGCACATAAACGatgtttcaaaatttgatataaaactAGTTCGCGCTTAAATCCTTCGGCTATAACTATAGCTCATGctattcaattttaattttaggtGTGATGTAATTCCTTGAGTGATCAAAAAATCCAGCAAGTCAATTAGTGCAATCACAAGTATAGTGTCTcaaaaaataatccaaaaaatttTTTGATCGAGGATTAAACATTTGAGTACATGCTAATTGTTGTGACGTGAAACAAAACAATCAACCCCCTACACTCAGAGATTGACAATGCCATCAGTGTCATGCTACCATACAATAAATATAAACTATGAAAGTAACTTCGTAACAGAAAATTTCCCTGATACTGCTGTTTTAAGAGCCATGAAGTATCACATAGGGGATGGTAAGATTTCTCCATGCTTGCAATCTTTCTATTCAGAGGCTTATCAgacatttttatttcatatttttcgcttatttgatttaaatttatattatttctagatttgaccaatttttttttaaaaaaaaaacttaattatgGAGATAAGGTTAAATAATTTAATGTCATGTATGAAAGATCCTGAGAAAGATGGAAAGAGAAAACACTACAAAGAATCTcgataattaaggaaaaaattGATAGAGAGTTTTGCCTTATTTTCCAAAGTTATTTTAGAAGAATTCGAAGACAACAAAATACTAATGAAAAGGATTTTGTGAGGATTAGGTAAATCAAGAGGCACATTCAGGCATgagctttaaatttttttaaaaaataaattttggacTTTTGAGATCTTGGTTAACATGATATACAAATTGGAGAGAGATGAAGATAACTTCAGAAGACATGACAGAGCATGGGACGAcacaaaaaagagaaaaaggGCAAGAAAATgccaaaaaaggagaaaaatccttgaaaattagtaaacaagTTGGTGCGTGAGGTGTAGCAAAATCTTTCACGGATTTGAGCCAAAAAATTCACAAACCGTGAGGATCTTCAAAAGTATCCACCcaaaaatcatcatttttagGTTGTATATTCATCATTTTTAGGTTGTATATTCATGCACTTAAAACTCTTGCTTACTACTTTGTTTATGTTTCAGTTATATCATAGATGTATTGCGTAAAGTCCATGCATGTCGGTCGATTGGTCAGAAAATCATCGAAAGCGCAATTTTTCGGTGACAAATCACTAGTCATACTGTTTTATAATTCAACTTATGAACAAAATAAGTTGTTTTTCTATGAAAGCTTTGTACACAAAATGTGTATATCTTAATGAATTAAGTCCACCCTAAAAGTTTCGACCGCGCATGGTGTCTGAAGCTCGGTCACAGCCTTAAGGTTGGAATTTTAATTTCTGACATTTTCTGCACTTGATCTAGGCTATAATTTCAAATCTCAGAATTTTATGATTGGATAGTGAATTTCTAtgaattttttatgaaaacaaGATAATTTGCTACAAATTTTTGGGATGGTTAACTTCAACTTTGATACAAATAAAACTAACGACGAGACATTGATTTGAGGGAAAATTCAAATtcttaaaaatgaataatgcGCATAACGATATCAAGCTACGTTATAATCTAagtctcaaattcaaattcaaattcaaattcaaaaattaattcataacAAAATTCACtggattatttattaaataattaatcgagctaataaaattaattaaatctaatAGCTTGACTATTCATAactgaatttaattagattcaACTGCACTAAGTAGCTATGGAATTTCATTTTTTCAACCTAAAgtcacatataaaaataatatgtattcctagttattttttatatgttaattgaTTTAGTGGAACAAATATTAATCTATCACATTCCAATTTTATATTAACCAACTAATCATATAATTTAACTGGCCACATTAAATCACATGTGTTAAACGACATAAATCAatgaatcaaaataaataatcaaatcaaattcaaagcatTAAAAATAACTTGGCTTGGCCTTATCACGGCCTTAGTCTACGAAGCTCTATCCATAAACTCAAAACAGAAGCAAAAACCCATGTTGAAATTAGTAGAAAAACGTAAtcgagaaaaataaaaaaaatctcagcAATTTAGATGTGTGTTCTTGATAATATTGAAATATTCCTCCAAGTTTTCAACTTAAGCCTCCTTCTCAGAGAAAAGTTTATTTTGTTGCATATGATGTTCTACAAGAGAAGTTGTTGTCTCCTCTGTCGTGTCTTCTGAAGTTTTCTTCATCTTTCTCCAATTTGTAGCTCATGTAACGATCCAAGATCTAAAAAGCCTAAATTTTCTCTCTTCAAAAGTTTAAGCCTCTTGCGTGACATGTTTTATGATTTGTCAAATTCTTACAAAATCCTTTTCTTTTAGtattttgttgttttgaattattgtaAAATCACTTTAGAAAATAAGACAAAACTCTCCATCAATTCTTTCTTGGCAAacacttgtgtgagacgatctcacgggttgtattttgtgagacagatctcttatttgggtcatccatgaaaaaatattactttttatgctaagagtattactttttattgtgcatatcggtaggattgacccgtctctcAGATAAAGATTcctgagaccgtctcacaagatacataCTCTTCTTTCTTTAATTATAGAGATTTTTTGCAGTGTATTCTCTTTCCATTTTTCCTAGTGTCTTTCATACATGACATTTAATTCTTTGACCTTATCTCCATGATTATGCTTTTTAATcttgagtaagtctcttgtgagacggtctcacgaatatttatctgtgagacggatcaacccaatcgatattcacaataaaaagtaatactcttagcataaaaagtaatattttttcatggatgacccaaataggagactcgtctcacaaaatacgatccgtgagaccgtcacaCACAAGTTTTTTACTTTAATCTTTTGgtcaaatctaaaaataaataaaataaacaaaaaatatgaaataaaaatgtcAGATAAACACAAATACGAATAAAATCTCTATAAGATTTGTACTTGTCAGTAGCTCAATACATAGTATAGATATGTTTATTCAAACTTCTATATATGTTCAGATAAATACATCCATGACATTTTCCGGTTGAATCTATTGTACAAGGTTCACTTAGGGTGTAAACAAATTGAATCGAACCGAATGTGAAGAAAAATTTAAGTTTCGAATTCGACTCGAATTAGTTCTATTCGAGGTTGAGCTCGATTCGAagctcaaaaaatttaaaaatttctgCTCGAACTCGGTCCGAATTAAAACTCAAGTTCAAGTTCGGCTCAAAAAGATTCGAACCATTGCTCGCAAATAATTACTTGAAAAtctcgaaatttatttatttactatataattatattaataaaatttgcgAGCGGCTTTTTCGAACTATCGAACAATATCATTTGCGCTCTACCGTTCGACTAGCTCGAATAcaagtaaaatatttttcgagccGGCTTGAAATAGTTCGTTTACGCCTCTAGGCTTGCTTAGTTCGATCAACCCAATTAACTAGTGTACTTTGCAAGCTATTTCTTGAAGCTCAAAAATTATTTGGATACTCCGGTAGTAGTGATTGCCAAGTCCCCGCCAtaaaatgataataacaaatagaACAGTTGCATTAAAAACAACCAAACTATTAACTTTTGTCTTCCACCCAAGACAACTATAGCTTTCgtttttctttatatttcttGGATTCCAACACGAGGAATCTGGTGTACGGTGGTTTTAGTCTGCTCCACCttcatttttgaaattttgtttttaatcatAGCATACATTGCAGTTGAgaaattggttaaataatctcgctcaacttttttttttaagaaaatgacctgCTCAAGTGTATTTGGTTTCAAATACATTTGAGgaggtcatttttttaaaaaaaaaagaaaaaagaaaagagttaccgaagttaaaatatatatatatatcccacATTGAAGTCggtgtttgttttttttttaagaaaataattgaTGCATGTTGATGTTGTACCAACCTGTGACCAATATTGAGTGGTTGGAATTCTTCAACTACTGAACTTGTTCGTTTTTTCGTTTGTAATTGTAATAACTAATTGTTTACgcaatatttgatttgcgggcGTGCCAGGTGCGAAGTTGCACCAACTTGTgtgaaaaaaatgataaaatctaacttctaacaaTTCAAGCGACGTGAATTCTAAATTCGACCGTCAGTTATAGTCTCCTAAAACAAATgcaatgccaaaataaagaaaactattGTAAATCGATGGAAATAAACCCCTAGcatgattttgaatttacaaAAACTGTAGGAATTCATAAagacatgaaaaatataataatttgttgCTAAAATCTAAAAACGAGAACACGTAGAGTGCTAAAAATATACGGGAAAAACTTGAAGACTATTGCTTGAAAACTGGAAATTTAGCAGAGAGCTTTTGCAGATTTTGTGCgtgttgagttttttttttccttatgcCGATCCCTTCTTTTTCTTCACTGTGAGATGTGGTTTCTTCCACTCCCCTATGATCTCCTCCTATACACTCCACGATCTTTTCCCTCTTTCCACGATCTCCCTCTTCTCCCAGGATCTTTTCCATCTTCAGCACTTTGTGACCGGTTGGACTCGATAGGAATTAGTCCGCTATATTTGACGGGCCTATAATTTAATTGGgcttcataattaattatttttaactcaAACACTAATATTCATACATTTACTGGTAGTGCTATCgtagataaaataaattatatttacgaGGAATTCAACTTGTTTTATCATagataaattaattgaaaaatatttaattatctgcaaaataattatattatataatttcaaatgaagTTTTTTTCCAATTGCCCTATTTCAGTCACGACCAGGCCAGCTAGCCCCAACCCGCGAGACGGAGAAAGCAACACGCGCACCCACATCAAACCAAAATGCTAGAGGAACGCCGCGCCGGTCCTCCCCACGCAGCCATCTTGGCGGCGGTGGTGGTGGTTGTCATGGTGGTGCCAACCTTGTTTGGAGACCAAGGTGAGGCGGTCACAGGCTTCATTGCTGAGCTGCTGACCCCAGTAGGTCTTCTCCTCCTGCCGATACTGCTCCTTCTCACCATCCAGTTCCTATCCTCCGACAGCGGATCCTTCGTCAACGGAATATTCTTCTCCGGCGAGCCGAACTCCATCCACCGCGTCAGTGGCTCGCCTATCGGCGTCGCGCTGCTTCTCCTCCTCGTCCTACTGCTTCTCTTCAACAGAGTCTCGATCTTCGGCGGAGATGATGATTCTGGAGCTTGACTGAGATCTTGATCTGTTCCATGGAACCGTAGATTTGAATTTtggttccattttttttttattttgacgaTTTTGTGTTCGATTTCTTTTCTGGGGTTTTTCCGCTTTGTCGTACGGACGTAAAGAGTGTGTGTTTGTATGGACATGGAGTTGCTGTCTgattaccgttttgcccctatAGACTCTTAATCAATAATATTTAATCACCATCGACTTCAAATTTTGAAAtctaaaatcattttctttaaaataattggactttttcaatttcattatgaTAAAAAAGAATTTTCGTAccacaaaattaattattattctccctttaaaaaaaatgttgaaccAACTACACATGTTTAAATCATTCGAATCGCCGACGAACTTCAACTAGCGCATTTCGTGTCTACTAGCATGTAAATTGTAAAGTATGCAAATTCGTACTATTgtatgattattttcattgacaTTTGGgaaattagaaatttttttataaaaattttagtatCTTGAAACAAATTCAAAGAACGAATCATTACATTTTGAAAAAATGTATCTCATACaaatttttcaattaatttaaatctATTAATCCAAACATAATGAagaacttttatatatatatatatatattcaatgtCCATTTTTCAAGGTAAAGCAAAAAAAGTGAAGTGCAAGGCATGATATTTTAGGCTTAAAAAAATGtccactttttttttatatacatattaaGAACTTTTTACCCTAAATATTTTAGCAAAGTTTCATatcatgagtaggtctcttgtgacacggtctcacgaatctttatctatgagacggatcaatcctaacgatattcacaataaaaattaatactcttaggtACTGTTTGGTTCAAGTACTTGTAAGTACTAATATAAATAGTCCTATCATATCACTTGTTTTGTACAAGTATTATTTATctcgatcaatcaaattattaattatttatttcacaacAATCAAATTCGTTAtaatttatctcacatcaatcaaatcaataatataaaattacgatattatccttaataaataatattattaatattccattaatattttcaacaatgacaaaatggtaatatcttattatctcaaatttaatcaataaaatcaattaaaccaaacactatattaactatcattttctatttattttattattacaaaatattacttatctccatactatatatctcataccatgaaccaaacggtaccttacataaaaagtaacactttttcatggatgacccaaataaaagatccatatcacaaaatacgactcgtgagaccgtctcacacaagtttttatctcATATCATATGcatactttatttattttccatcctttttttaaatttttttttactatagaTATTACAAGTTaatagtgtttttttttaaaaaaaattaaaataaatataaaaattttttttagtctTATTACCCCAAATATATGCGTGTTTCTGTTTTTGTCAATATTATTGTTTCGAACATTCTAAAAAGTATATACATATTACGCCTATAATATATtaaggataaaaaaaaaactttgattcCCAATTTGGTATCTTTATTCCATCACAATTGCTTGATTTCGACAGACGCGGTGATACGCTGCCGTTTGAGCAAACCTTAGGATTATTATCAATGGAAGATAATTCATCATTGTCAAGATCAACATTATTTAGTAAAATTTCTTTGTTCAGAAATATAACAAGATcttgaaatttcatgaaattgttGAAATATAAGCAATTGAAATAGCATGcatttgcatattttaaatTCGTATCGGGCGCGATACGCTattttttctataataaaatGTCTTATAtactaattattaaattttttttattcgaaaAATGGATTTGCCAAGAAACTTAATTTAAACACATGCACTTACGATGATTAGAAGAGTGTAATTAACAATTAACGTTTATGTAAATTTATCCAATAACCAGGGCCGATCGTAACAATATTTGGGCCTGACTCTAACTTTTAAAAAGAGGCCTCTAAATCATAACGtgtgttcatatttttttttagtttcatagcaatttttcaaattaaatcaatacgttaaagacaatataaaaaactaaatgaataaaaatataaaacatgtcCAAAATGATCACTAAAAAACAACCCGCCTAACAGTTTTAGAGCTAAAAATACTAATCAAGTATGCATAATCAAGTTGTTTAGCAATTTCTTTCTCATACGATAACATACCAAAACAGAAACTTTATTTTAGAATAGCACCTTATTCTAAATAAGCTTCACAGCCCATACGCACTCCAAGCATGTAAATCTAACAAATATTACAGATAATAATACTGAAAGAGCTCTGTTTCCTTCGAGGTTACATGAAATTTAACTTAACTTTCATCTGAAGGGTGTAAAGGACCTATTCGACCCCCACTAGTACACAACTAAGCAACCTGTAATATATCTCCAACTCCAATTAGGCAATTACTTGTGTCTTCTGAACAAATCCAAAAGTCTCGTTAAGGTTTACGTACAACAATACTGCAAACCCAAGTTAGAATGCGGAACATATTGTGAGTCCTAGTACCTTCAAAACAGACCTTTTTTTAAACATAAGATGTGGTTTATATGCTCCACAATGTCcaaatttgatcattttaaacCATAAAATTGTATGGGTATACTAGAAATACCaggaaaaatacattttttttaatcaatcttGTTCAGAGCACATAATtcaaaaacagaaaagaaacaaagaaaaaacCACTAGTACCATAGTCCATAAACATcccatttttttttctcttgtaAATAATAGAAATCAAATTATTCAAGTAGCAAGATTCAGAGAGGAAATCATTATAATACAAATTATTACCGTACATAACATTAATACTCTTACAAGGATGAGCAACTGATGTTGTAGTCGAAGATGGAGAAGACGAAAGATAGAAGAGTGGAGCGGTAAATATTTGATACacatttatttgatattttattgattctttatatattaatatttataaatttaaaaaaacagtttttttcttttatatataattatttttttaaaaaaaagtttgggACCCAAAAAAGAAATAGTATGAGTCATTGGACTCATTTGACTCTTAATAAATACGACCTGCCAATAATAAAGTGTGAAAACAGTGggatttattttatgtggtAGGGACCCAAATCTCACTTGACGCCATAATAAGTCGGGACTGCAATATTAACATACAATACCAATTAATCTACTCAATTTACACATCATTCAACATTTAATTTTAGccaaaaatttgtttgagacgatctcatgggtcatattttgtgagacagatctcttatttgtgtcatatataaaaaagtattattttttatactaagagtattactttttattgtgaatattgataagGTTGACANctttttattgtgaatatcgataaggttgacacgtctcacagataaatattcgtgagactatctcacaagagacctactcttaattTTATTGAGTTAAAGTCGGGTGCTGAATTGGTTAAGTATGTGAAACTTGAAATCGAACTCCATAAAAATCTTATTTGCTCGATCATATCTGtatgtatgatttatattaTGCTAAAAAATGTTACTACGATTATTTGTTAAGAATTGTGTCAGTTGaatgtattttagaataatgttatatatataatcaaatttgaacaacaatttttaaatcataaaaaattccatataaaaattttatttttcaaatctcattatatattatatacaaaatttcaccaaataatattaattttataatatatttatcattaaacaatatattaattatatattcaatattattttttatttatatttatcattaaacaatatattaattatatattcaatattattttttatttNNNNNNNNNNNNNNNNNNNNNNNNNNNNNTAAATGACAattaaagttatatatatatatatatttatttatttatttatttattaaatgacaAGTAGGGTTTGACATGGTTGGATTCAAATTGGGAGGC
This genomic window from Primulina huaijiensis isolate GDHJ02 chromosome 7, ASM1229523v2, whole genome shotgun sequence contains:
- the LOC140981296 gene encoding uncharacterized protein produces the protein MLEERRAGPPHAAILAAVVVVVMVVPTLFGDQGEAVTGFIAELLTPVGLLLLPILLLLTIQFLSSDSGSFVNGIFFSGEPNSIHRVSGSPIGVALLLLLVLLLLFNRVSIFGGDDDSGA